A genomic segment from Pseudobacteriovorax antillogorgiicola encodes:
- a CDS encoding cytochrome c-type biogenesis protein CcmH: MKKLLLSVWFVASLAFGQESQLSDNDLNFKDVAGELRCPTCTGLSVLDSDAKFSVQIKDQVKEQMEKGRSKDEILEFFVERYGPWILREPPKEGFNIVAWIVPIAMLFLGPIIIWASVWRKKVTVDTFGVRSDEKIVEEMKSALERMSKG; this comes from the coding sequence ATGAAGAAACTGCTTCTTAGTGTGTGGTTCGTGGCGTCTCTCGCTTTCGGACAAGAGTCTCAATTAAGTGACAATGACTTGAACTTTAAAGATGTTGCTGGTGAACTTCGCTGCCCTACTTGTACTGGCCTCAGTGTTCTGGATTCAGATGCAAAATTTTCGGTGCAGATCAAGGACCAGGTCAAAGAGCAGATGGAGAAGGGCCGATCGAAGGATGAGATCCTTGAGTTCTTCGTCGAGCGCTATGGGCCTTGGATCTTGCGCGAGCCTCCCAAAGAAGGTTTCAACATAGTGGCTTGGATTGTACCTATCGCTATGTTGTTTCTTGGTCCCATCATAATCTGGGCCAGTGTATGGCGGAAAAAGGTGACGGTTGACACTTTCGGCGTGCGATCGGATGAGAAGATTGTGGAAGAAATGAAGTCGGCTCTGGAACGGATGAGTAAGGGGTAA
- a CDS encoding heme lyase CcmF/NrfE family subunit, producing MLANYGFFFIFLCCITSIYGTLSAIVAAYWRHRGLYLSSKFALTATSVLVTIAGCMLFYAFQQRDYSLLYVMKNSSNDLPAIYTITAFWSSLEGSHLIWTWMLALVGLVAIWTHSKDNEHIMPWVSASLQAVLAWMFYLAITHSDPFAQQLPAPPNGRGMNELLQNPYMAIHPPMLFLGYVGLAIPFAYAMAALGYGDITQGWNKTVRRWTLFSWILLTAAITLGGRWAYVELGWAGYWAWDPVENSSFMPWLMATALLHSLLVQDKLGHLKRLSIILAILGFFMCYFGTFITRSGIISSVHSFAESPIGENYLIYLSGVMFICISVFVWRAPSILPAETDKVWGFSKESALVITQFLLLSFAAIVFIGTMFPIVSEWMTGQRISVQAPYFNAFAPWIGLGFVVMIAVGNLMRFQSGKIPYGKKIIFGSVVFAIPLTAFFVYMGDVMATRSNWNLWAQLIGFYLTSWAIGCLCGDFYVKLKDLRFNMKLFFDRNLAYLGAFVAHMGLMIAIMGFLGNYRGLEKKVTLNEGETTALFGYEFTLDQGVQIKKDENATLFWTPVTVKKDGQLIGTVEPAQSRYPTKPDQTFNEIGIEGDFWNDVYLVLVDFDRASGKQVTFAININPTVRMVWWAITIMCVGGFIGLFDLYRGNKSRDVVAGNWEVKA from the coding sequence ATGTTAGCGAATTACGGTTTCTTTTTCATTTTTCTTTGCTGTATCACAAGTATTTACGGCACCTTATCGGCAATCGTGGCAGCCTACTGGCGGCATCGAGGCCTGTACCTCTCTTCAAAGTTTGCTCTGACAGCCACGTCAGTGCTGGTGACCATCGCGGGCTGTATGCTTTTCTATGCGTTTCAGCAAAGAGATTACAGCCTTCTCTACGTGATGAAAAATTCGAGCAATGATCTCCCCGCTATCTACACGATCACCGCGTTCTGGTCTTCGCTAGAGGGGTCGCACTTGATCTGGACTTGGATGCTTGCGCTAGTCGGACTCGTCGCAATCTGGACTCATTCCAAAGACAACGAGCATATCATGCCATGGGTCTCAGCGTCTCTACAGGCTGTCCTTGCTTGGATGTTCTATCTTGCGATCACTCACTCCGATCCTTTCGCCCAGCAGCTACCAGCACCGCCCAATGGGCGAGGAATGAACGAGCTTCTGCAGAACCCTTACATGGCCATTCACCCCCCTATGCTCTTTCTGGGATACGTTGGCCTGGCTATTCCCTTTGCCTACGCCATGGCTGCTCTTGGCTATGGGGATATTACACAGGGCTGGAACAAGACAGTTCGGCGATGGACGCTGTTCTCCTGGATTCTTTTGACGGCAGCGATCACGCTCGGTGGCCGCTGGGCCTACGTTGAGTTAGGCTGGGCTGGTTACTGGGCATGGGACCCTGTTGAAAACTCAAGCTTCATGCCTTGGCTGATGGCGACCGCCCTTCTGCACTCTCTCCTCGTTCAGGATAAACTAGGGCATCTCAAGCGTTTGAGTATCATCCTGGCCATCCTTGGCTTTTTTATGTGCTACTTCGGAACCTTCATCACGCGGTCTGGGATTATCTCGTCTGTCCACTCCTTTGCTGAGTCACCGATTGGTGAAAATTATCTTATCTACCTTTCAGGGGTCATGTTTATATGTATCTCAGTTTTTGTCTGGCGTGCGCCATCGATTCTGCCAGCAGAAACAGACAAGGTTTGGGGATTCTCCAAAGAGTCGGCACTTGTGATTACACAGTTCTTGCTGCTATCCTTTGCAGCCATTGTATTTATTGGAACCATGTTCCCCATTGTTTCAGAATGGATGACAGGGCAAAGAATCTCTGTACAGGCACCTTACTTTAATGCTTTCGCGCCTTGGATAGGTTTAGGGTTCGTTGTCATGATAGCTGTGGGGAACCTGATGCGTTTCCAGAGTGGAAAGATTCCATATGGCAAGAAAATTATCTTCGGCTCAGTGGTCTTTGCTATTCCTCTGACCGCCTTCTTTGTGTACATGGGTGATGTCATGGCCACCCGCTCCAACTGGAATCTTTGGGCCCAGCTGATAGGATTCTATCTGACGTCTTGGGCCATAGGCTGCCTGTGTGGAGACTTCTATGTGAAGTTGAAAGACCTCAGATTTAATATGAAGCTATTCTTCGACCGAAACCTTGCCTATCTAGGTGCCTTCGTAGCTCACATGGGCCTCATGATTGCTATTATGGGCTTCCTCGGCAACTACCGTGGTCTTGAGAAAAAAGTTACCTTGAATGAAGGTGAAACTACAGCGCTCTTTGGCTACGAGTTTACTTTGGATCAGGGCGTCCAGATCAAAAAAGATGAAAATGCCACCTTGTTCTGGACTCCGGTGACAGTGAAAAAAGATGGCCAACTCATAGGAACTGTGGAGCCGGCACAGAGTCGTTATCCAACCAAGCCAGACCAAACATTTAATGAAATTGGCATCGAGGGAGACTTCTGGAACGATGTCTATCTTGTTCTTGTGGATTTCGATCGAGCTTCAGGCAAGCAAGTGACCTTTGCAATCAACATCAATCCTACTGTTCGCATGGTGTGGTGGGCGATTACGATCATGTGCGTGGGAGGTTTCATCGGCCTATTCGATCTATATCGAGGTAACAAATCCCGAGATGTTGTTGCTGGTAACTGGGAGGTAAAGGCATGA
- the mtaB gene encoding tRNA (N(6)-L-threonylcarbamoyladenosine(37)-C(2))-methylthiotransferase MtaB, translating to MKTLGCKVNTYDSDSLETQFREKGYHVVHDPKDADISILNTCSVTENADKEARYLLRRFKRENPEALIVATGCYAQTDSQKLLGMDDVDLVFPNQVKDRVADVADQQLQIKKQGQALTAPRIPEDVKPVSNNRQGHFKSSLKMLAADSNKTRAFLKIQDGCNGFCSYCLIPYARGASRSVRADEVKTEVRRLIDQGVKEIVFTGIHIGDYGADFDQAPTLTQLIAELFSWPDMVRLRISSLEPRELPEELLKVLAQRPELFCDHFHLPLQAGHDRILKHMRRTYTSAQYAETVAMAREYFPRANFGADVIPGFPGESDEEFQATVDFIRKTGLNYLHVFPYSKRPNTAAAKMPDHLDGSVVKERSRTLRSLSEELKESYVRGFFNETVSVLWEKDLDRSGRRVGHSLNYLDVVAPAGYEAIPGTIDQVKIKGFVENHRVLGLPQ from the coding sequence GTGAAAACGTTGGGTTGCAAAGTTAACACATATGATTCGGACTCTCTGGAAACCCAATTCCGTGAGAAGGGCTACCATGTCGTTCATGACCCCAAAGATGCTGATATCTCGATCCTCAACACCTGCAGTGTTACCGAAAATGCCGATAAAGAAGCCCGCTACCTTCTACGGCGGTTCAAGCGAGAGAACCCAGAAGCCCTCATCGTAGCCACGGGATGCTATGCCCAAACTGATTCCCAAAAACTACTCGGCATGGACGATGTCGACTTAGTCTTCCCCAACCAGGTAAAAGATCGCGTCGCTGATGTCGCTGACCAACAGCTTCAAATAAAAAAGCAAGGACAAGCACTCACCGCTCCTAGGATACCTGAGGATGTGAAGCCTGTAAGCAATAACCGTCAAGGTCACTTCAAATCATCTTTAAAAATGCTAGCCGCCGACTCAAATAAGACCCGCGCATTTTTAAAAATCCAAGATGGCTGCAATGGCTTTTGCAGCTATTGCCTGATTCCCTATGCCCGGGGTGCTTCCCGTAGCGTACGTGCTGATGAAGTGAAAACGGAGGTCCGCCGCTTGATTGACCAAGGTGTCAAGGAAATCGTTTTTACTGGCATCCACATCGGTGACTACGGCGCAGATTTTGACCAGGCTCCTACTCTAACTCAACTCATCGCTGAATTATTTTCGTGGCCAGACATGGTTCGGTTACGAATTTCGTCCTTGGAACCCCGAGAACTTCCAGAGGAACTCTTAAAAGTACTCGCCCAGCGCCCTGAGCTCTTCTGCGACCACTTTCATCTACCACTACAAGCCGGCCACGATCGCATTCTGAAACATATGAGGCGAACCTATACCAGCGCTCAGTATGCAGAGACGGTTGCCATGGCCCGAGAATACTTCCCGCGCGCCAACTTTGGTGCTGATGTGATTCCCGGTTTCCCAGGAGAAAGTGACGAGGAGTTTCAAGCAACAGTGGACTTCATCCGCAAAACAGGCTTGAACTATCTTCACGTCTTCCCCTATTCAAAACGCCCCAATACAGCAGCAGCAAAGATGCCTGATCATCTTGATGGCAGCGTTGTGAAGGAACGCTCAAGGACTCTCCGAAGTCTCTCAGAAGAGCTAAAAGAATCTTACGTCCGAGGTTTCTTCAATGAGACTGTCTCGGTCCTTTGGGAGAAAGATCTGGACCGCTCTGGCCGCCGAGTTGGGCACAGTCTCAACTATTTGGATGTCGTCGCTCCTGCGGGCTATGAAGCGATTCCAGGAACCATCGATCAGGTGAAAATTAAAGGTTTTGTCGAAAACCACCGCGTCTTAGGGCTTCCTCAATAA
- a CDS encoding response regulator — protein MNKHNKTAGILFLDDSLPVLEMMSRHVEKWGYTAYRAKNAQKALSLVKENPDIKVCFIDLNLGANETNGFYVIRDLRAQSDPNRNLKVVLLTAAASKNIGEIASSLGADSYLTKPIGSGKLRGIIESFLAEG, from the coding sequence GTGAACAAGCATAACAAAACGGCGGGAATTCTATTTCTCGATGATTCTCTCCCCGTCTTAGAGATGATGTCAAGGCACGTAGAGAAGTGGGGGTATACAGCCTATCGCGCAAAAAATGCGCAAAAAGCTCTGAGTTTAGTGAAAGAGAACCCTGATATTAAGGTCTGCTTTATTGATCTCAATCTTGGTGCCAATGAGACCAATGGATTCTATGTAATAAGAGATTTAAGAGCCCAATCTGATCCCAATAGGAACTTAAAAGTTGTTCTTTTAACGGCTGCTGCATCGAAGAATATTGGTGAGATAGCCAGCTCCTTAGGGGCAGACTCATACCTTACAAAGCCAATCGGCTCAGGAAAGCTCAGAGGTATCATAGAAAGCTTTCTAGCCGAAGGATAG
- a CDS encoding SOS response-associated peptidase family protein, translating to MCYSMLIEQDLKNLEIEFDAEVDQDAFSRYASMTQRDSKKYKIIAENPRIYPNYFAPIVTMRRGKRIVTPMRYRVRPSGSQSEVPSKYNMFNARIDSLLNRKSWRPLIMKQHGIVMVQSFFEWVTSKGKKEVIQISPSSKTFMAVPVIYDRWVSPDGGEGYASFAVITRAPPPEVIAAGHDRCPVWLSRSLYKPWLEPTGMAEDLIAKIDQENPEPLDSQAATP from the coding sequence ATGTGCTACTCGATGTTGATCGAACAGGACCTTAAAAACCTCGAAATCGAATTTGACGCTGAAGTAGATCAAGATGCCTTCTCTCGGTACGCGTCTATGACTCAACGAGACTCTAAGAAGTACAAGATCATCGCAGAGAATCCGCGGATCTATCCAAATTACTTTGCTCCTATTGTTACCATGAGGCGGGGCAAACGGATCGTCACTCCCATGAGGTATCGCGTTCGACCCAGCGGCTCACAATCAGAAGTACCAAGTAAATACAACATGTTCAATGCTCGAATTGACTCTCTTCTTAATCGGAAAAGTTGGCGGCCCCTGATTATGAAACAGCACGGCATTGTGATGGTACAAAGCTTTTTTGAGTGGGTCACAAGCAAGGGTAAAAAAGAAGTGATTCAAATAAGTCCCAGTTCCAAAACATTTATGGCAGTTCCAGTGATTTACGACCGCTGGGTATCCCCTGATGGTGGGGAGGGCTACGCCTCATTTGCTGTGATTACGCGGGCCCCTCCTCCAGAGGTCATAGCAGCAGGGCACGATCGCTGCCCCGTATGGCTGAGCCGCAGCCTCTACAAGCCCTGGCTTGAACCTACTGGCATGGCGGAAGATTTGATTGCAAAGATAGACCAAGAGAATCCAGAGCCCCTCGATTCTCAAGCTGCCACTCCTTAG
- a CDS encoding HD-GYP domain-containing protein, translating to MGKHYKISEATRRRCHIFEVAPEDQHRFTIISLELFHYLFEVKHIDFSIYFRVGNTMIEYITQREFSHELVNNIIKSRNKEYDDLDICLETKDMPHFNGIINNVRNKKIHNLLQKDPHLDPDTLKLFSNLSAASQMVVKGGIDQKVATFAKETASQVIDNLMESEIAIGTLSRMVLADPTLYDHSASVAMIAGVIAQKLLKKPKEISEKVALGGLYHDVGKTCVPCYILNKPGSFTPEEFEIMKTHTTLGYEELLKAIDQGAPIEQDVARVAHEHHEKFKGGGYPCDKHGRLEEHDHGIHEYARIVTIADVYSALLMKRVYKEAFSQEKALSIMQKASEQSYDPIIWGMFENNVQRSLKFYDLLEKRIEDKSKIIDMDEKKKKDKAQKSRKSS from the coding sequence ATGGGAAAACATTACAAAATATCAGAAGCGACCCGTCGCCGTTGTCATATTTTCGAGGTAGCACCGGAAGACCAGCATCGCTTCACCATCATCAGCCTTGAGCTTTTCCACTACCTATTCGAAGTGAAGCACATTGACTTCAGTATCTATTTCCGCGTTGGCAACACCATGATCGAATATATCACCCAGAGAGAATTCTCCCATGAGTTGGTCAACAACATCATAAAATCGCGAAATAAAGAGTACGATGATCTAGATATATGTCTCGAAACGAAGGACATGCCTCACTTCAATGGCATCATAAACAATGTCAGAAACAAAAAAATTCATAACCTTCTGCAAAAAGACCCACATCTCGACCCTGACACCCTCAAGCTGTTTAGTAACCTCTCTGCCGCCAGCCAAATGGTTGTCAAAGGTGGTATCGATCAAAAGGTAGCGACCTTTGCCAAGGAAACTGCTAGCCAGGTGATTGATAACCTCATGGAATCTGAGATTGCCATTGGTACCTTAAGTCGCATGGTTCTCGCTGATCCGACCTTGTACGATCACTCAGCATCAGTGGCCATGATCGCTGGTGTCATTGCTCAAAAGCTTCTGAAAAAACCGAAAGAGATTTCTGAAAAGGTCGCCCTAGGAGGACTGTATCATGACGTGGGAAAAACCTGTGTACCTTGCTATATCCTAAACAAGCCAGGCTCTTTTACCCCAGAAGAATTTGAAATTATGAAGACTCATACGACTCTGGGCTACGAGGAGTTACTGAAGGCAATTGACCAAGGGGCTCCCATCGAACAGGATGTCGCTCGGGTCGCCCACGAACATCACGAAAAATTCAAAGGCGGTGGCTACCCATGCGACAAGCATGGTCGCCTTGAAGAGCATGATCATGGCATCCATGAATATGCTCGAATTGTGACGATTGCCGACGTTTATTCCGCCCTTCTCATGAAACGAGTCTACAAAGAAGCCTTTTCCCAAGAGAAAGCTCTTTCAATCATGCAGAAAGCTTCAGAACAGTCTTACGATCCAATAATCTGGGGGATGTTCGAAAACAATGTCCAACGATCCCTAAAGTTCTACGATCTCCTAGAAAAGCGAATTGAGGACAAAAGCAAAATCATCGATATGGATGAGAAAAAGAAAAAAGATAAGGCTCAGAAATCCAGGAAATCGAGCTAA
- a CDS encoding TMEM165/GDT1 family protein: protein MDWKVFLTTFGAIFIAELGDKTQFAAIAASAGSSSKLSVLLGVVLGLALAGTLGVIAGSLLGEFIKPSVMKWLSGSLFIVVGVWILLTS from the coding sequence ATGGATTGGAAAGTGTTTCTCACGACATTCGGAGCAATTTTCATCGCCGAGCTTGGCGACAAAACTCAATTTGCTGCCATTGCAGCATCAGCAGGATCAAGCAGTAAACTATCTGTTCTTCTTGGCGTTGTCTTGGGTCTAGCCCTTGCGGGAACTCTAGGAGTCATTGCTGGCTCATTGCTAGGAGAGTTTATCAAGCCTTCCGTTATGAAGTGGCTTTCAGGTAGCTTATTTATTGTTGTTGGAGTGTGGATTTTACTGACGTCGTGA
- a CDS encoding NUDIX hydrolase produces the protein MTKLGEILLMVAINRIRTSVVVVHNNAILGFTGEDPYSGKNYFFIPGGKIEAGETPSQAAIRETLEETGYNIEIDVESEKVENYDFKWNDQIYTCQTRFFRGYLQSTKARTVDDASYHRGGVWLPLSELDEALSYHRTIQRVVKDLL, from the coding sequence GTGACTAAGCTAGGAGAAATATTACTTATGGTAGCCATAAATAGAATCCGAACTAGCGTCGTCGTAGTCCATAATAATGCTATCCTAGGCTTCACGGGGGAGGACCCATATAGTGGAAAAAACTACTTTTTTATTCCTGGCGGAAAGATTGAGGCAGGTGAAACCCCTTCTCAAGCAGCCATTCGTGAGACCCTAGAGGAAACCGGCTATAACATAGAAATCGACGTGGAATCTGAGAAGGTAGAAAATTACGATTTTAAGTGGAACGATCAGATCTATACTTGTCAAACAAGGTTCTTTCGGGGCTATCTCCAATCAACCAAAGCCCGAACTGTCGACGATGCTAGCTACCACAGGGGGGGTGTCTGGCTTCCCCTTAGTGAACTAGATGAAGCTTTGAGCTATCATAGAACGATACAACGAGTGGTGAAAGATCTTCTTTAG
- a CDS encoding DUF1588 domain-containing protein, which translates to MKILYETSRLLIGLAVVFMILACSRNPFKPLPISKGEATVKDQDEGLSIPQPHALRKASREQVVSAIEEVFGMRPDLQSSDEARIRGLTSLGTGISIFSIASSTELHNKALSITAEYTGTQSFQSQCDCIKSQFDECAVRTGKQVGEKLFRRPLTEVEMSRYNQIVRDVIGKENQNLCDGISQGLAYFLQSPKFLYLSPLVGNASYSVAQFLSVFLKDKVIDEEIFDLARRGKLSDRESIDSFVDKLIASKDFEERFKNIFREIFGVSRLAKLADSQASSRDLIVAMEREIDDFISLNMLNGSFYDIYLGDQTRITQPLEDFYGKTIAGTSEVISLPKNQNRLGIATLPGFMKLLAHVDKTSPTLRGSFILESFMCETIPPPPSDEEVVLPEGDEFNTMRDRLEVHGTQEACAICHKKMDPIGLAFEVFDQEGRFRNQENGFPIITKDSFDDVSFDGPADLMKELSKKPESRSCLVKKMLAIATGLEPDSNSDEWIKALTKKSEKSSYTLKDLISEIAKEIANKINEEQKS; encoded by the coding sequence ATGAAAATACTATATGAAACATCAAGATTACTAATAGGCTTGGCCGTAGTTTTTATGATACTTGCCTGTAGTCGAAACCCTTTTAAACCACTTCCTATATCAAAAGGCGAAGCTACCGTAAAGGATCAGGACGAGGGCTTATCAATACCTCAACCTCATGCCCTACGTAAAGCTAGCCGGGAACAGGTTGTTTCTGCAATTGAAGAAGTGTTTGGAATGAGGCCAGATCTACAATCTTCAGACGAAGCGAGAATAAGGGGATTGACAAGTCTTGGTACAGGGATTTCAATTTTTTCAATTGCATCATCAACTGAACTCCATAACAAGGCGCTAAGTATTACAGCAGAATACACTGGAACACAGAGTTTTCAGTCTCAATGCGACTGTATTAAAAGTCAGTTTGATGAATGCGCGGTGCGTACGGGCAAACAGGTTGGCGAGAAGCTCTTTAGAAGGCCTTTAACTGAGGTTGAGATGAGTCGCTATAATCAGATCGTTCGGGATGTCATCGGAAAAGAGAATCAAAATCTTTGCGATGGCATCAGCCAAGGACTTGCCTACTTTTTGCAGTCACCGAAGTTTCTTTACCTTTCACCATTAGTTGGAAATGCTAGTTATTCGGTTGCTCAGTTTCTGAGCGTATTTTTGAAAGATAAGGTAATAGACGAAGAAATTTTTGATCTAGCTAGACGCGGAAAGTTGAGTGACCGCGAATCTATCGATAGTTTTGTTGACAAGCTGATTGCATCGAAGGATTTTGAAGAGAGGTTTAAAAATATCTTTCGGGAGATCTTTGGAGTTTCGCGACTTGCAAAGCTTGCCGATAGTCAAGCATCGAGCCGAGATCTTATCGTTGCAATGGAGCGAGAAATCGATGATTTCATCAGCCTAAATATGCTTAATGGCTCGTTCTATGATATTTATCTGGGTGACCAAACAAGAATTACACAACCTCTTGAGGATTTCTACGGTAAAACGATTGCCGGTACATCAGAAGTTATCTCGTTGCCTAAGAACCAAAATAGGCTTGGTATTGCGACACTTCCTGGTTTCATGAAACTTTTGGCTCATGTAGATAAAACGTCTCCGACTTTAAGAGGTAGTTTCATATTGGAAAGCTTTATGTGTGAAACCATTCCTCCACCACCGAGTGATGAAGAGGTGGTTCTCCCTGAAGGGGACGAATTTAATACTATGAGAGATCGCCTTGAAGTTCATGGGACCCAGGAAGCATGTGCAATATGCCACAAGAAAATGGATCCAATCGGTTTGGCGTTTGAAGTTTTTGATCAGGAGGGAAGGTTTAGGAATCAAGAAAACGGATTTCCTATTATAACAAAAGATAGCTTTGATGATGTTAGCTTCGACGGGCCAGCAGATTTGATGAAGGAGCTATCCAAAAAGCCGGAATCAAGATCTTGTTTGGTTAAAAAGATGCTTGCGATAGCAACAGGACTAGAGCCTGATTCCAACTCCGATGAATGGATCAAGGCACTGACAAAAAAATCAGAGAAATCATCCTATACTTTGAAAGACCTCATTAGCGAAATCGCAAAAGAGATTGCCAACAAAATCAATGAGGAGCAAAAATCATGA
- a CDS encoding DUF1552 domain-containing protein gives MILKDLTRRRFLAGTTKMGVQLTVALPLLDILLNNDGDALANGANLPYNFILWFWGNGIIPEDFFPQQAGAQFQLSPNLMPFAANQEYLTVLSGINGRSGNGTHESGIYAALSGSEFSGRSPHPNNTIDQAIADHIGGNSLQKSIQLGVSQQHYFENIQIFNNISYRNQAPIQPIFDQQQVFANLFQGINKTEEEKKALIVQSELSLGVIDAVKEDAKQLKKILGMSDQKRVDAHLENIFEIESKLKKQANGEFGECEIDPQMDLTGETLKGKNDIMAKLATLALSCGTSKVISFQFSGGATNTVFPGIAGDHHSTTHNPNAQGTVSQMTTAVMEHLNTLATELRSQAMGDGNLLDSTCIYATSEMSHALRHSTRDFPILLIGKAGNKLKGNFHYQGQNQSTDNVLATIAKLFEMESSQLNLRDTQSIDDVLV, from the coding sequence ATGATCCTAAAAGATCTTACTAGACGCAGGTTTCTGGCTGGTACAACGAAGATGGGGGTGCAATTGACCGTTGCCCTACCATTGCTAGACATACTGTTGAATAACGATGGAGATGCGTTGGCTAATGGAGCTAATCTACCGTATAACTTCATCTTGTGGTTCTGGGGCAATGGTATTATACCCGAAGACTTTTTCCCGCAGCAGGCAGGAGCACAGTTTCAGCTTTCCCCAAACCTTATGCCATTCGCTGCAAACCAGGAGTACTTGACAGTTCTATCTGGTATTAATGGTCGCTCGGGAAATGGAACCCATGAGTCAGGAATCTACGCGGCCCTATCTGGTTCAGAGTTTAGTGGCCGCTCACCACATCCAAACAATACTATTGATCAGGCTATTGCGGATCATATTGGGGGAAACTCACTTCAGAAGAGCATTCAGTTAGGGGTATCGCAGCAACATTATTTCGAGAATATTCAAATTTTCAATAATATTTCCTACCGGAACCAAGCGCCGATTCAGCCCATTTTTGATCAACAACAGGTTTTCGCAAACCTCTTCCAAGGAATAAATAAAACGGAAGAAGAGAAGAAGGCACTTATAGTTCAGAGTGAGCTATCGCTCGGAGTTATTGATGCTGTAAAAGAAGATGCCAAGCAGTTGAAGAAAATATTAGGAATGTCAGACCAAAAGAGAGTTGACGCTCACTTAGAAAATATTTTCGAGATTGAATCGAAACTGAAGAAGCAAGCTAATGGTGAATTTGGGGAATGTGAAATTGATCCTCAAATGGATCTTACTGGTGAGACCCTCAAAGGTAAGAATGACATCATGGCGAAACTTGCGACTCTGGCTCTTTCCTGTGGCACAAGTAAAGTGATCTCATTTCAGTTTAGTGGAGGGGCGACGAATACGGTGTTTCCTGGAATAGCAGGAGATCATCACTCGACAACCCATAACCCTAATGCCCAAGGGACAGTTTCTCAAATGACTACAGCAGTCATGGAGCACCTTAATACGCTTGCCACGGAGCTACGAAGCCAGGCTATGGGTGATGGCAACTTGCTCGACAGCACCTGTATCTATGCTACATCCGAGATGAGCCATGCTTTGAGACACTCCACGAGAGATTTTCCTATTCTATTGATAGGGAAGGCGGGCAACAAACTAAAAGGTAATTTTCACTATCAAGGTCAAAATCAGAGTACTGATAATGTTCTTGCAACGATCGCTAAGTTGTTTGAAATGGAATCTAGCCAACTGAATCTCAGAGATACGCAATCTATCGATGATGTTTTAGTATAG